The proteins below come from a single Nitrosospira sp. Is2 genomic window:
- a CDS encoding S-methyl-5'-thioinosine phosphorylase: MLAIIGGTGLTQLSCLEISHRRILTTPYGEPSGPLTFGHIGDKRVVFLARHGYGHTIPPHEVNYRANLWALHSLNLTRVVAVASVGGIRADLTPGTLAIPDQIIDYTHGRKYTYYEGTDKPVSYIDFTEPYCQLSRESLLEAAKRANEQVIAGGVYGATQGPRLESAAEIIRLERDGVDMVGMTGMPEAALAKELGLCYATIAVVANDAAGRGTSAHAIRLEDAHAVLQTAMVRVKEILVRVVEFDAD, from the coding sequence ATGCTTGCAATTATCGGTGGTACCGGTCTGACTCAGCTTAGCTGCCTCGAAATATCGCATCGGCGCATATTGACAACGCCGTATGGCGAGCCGTCGGGCCCGCTGACTTTTGGCCATATTGGTGACAAACGCGTTGTGTTTCTCGCGCGCCACGGCTATGGTCACACTATACCGCCTCACGAAGTAAATTATCGCGCGAACTTGTGGGCATTGCATTCCTTGAACCTGACCCGAGTCGTGGCAGTCGCATCGGTAGGCGGAATTCGCGCGGATTTGACACCCGGCACCCTAGCGATTCCAGATCAGATCATCGATTATACTCATGGCCGCAAATACACCTATTACGAGGGCACCGACAAACCGGTTTCTTACATAGACTTCACAGAGCCCTACTGCCAGTTGAGCCGCGAGAGTCTACTTGAAGCGGCGAAGCGCGCAAACGAGCAGGTGATTGCTGGCGGTGTTTATGGTGCAACTCAGGGTCCGCGTTTGGAATCCGCTGCTGAAATTATCCGGCTGGAGCGGGACGGGGTGGATATGGTCGGTATGACGGGGATGCCGGAAGCGGCGCTGGCGAAGGAACTGGGTCTGTGCTACGCGACTATTGCCGTGGTAGCGAACGATGCCGCTGGCCGTGGAACAAGCGCACACGCAATACGGCTGGAAGATGCGCATGCTGTTCTGCAAACAGCGATGGTTCGTGTCAAAGAAATACTCGTACGCGTGGTGGAATTCGATGCCGATTAA
- the galU gene encoding UTP--glucose-1-phosphate uridylyltransferase GalU has product MPKITKAVFPVAGMGTRFLPATKASPKEMMPVVDKPLIQYAVEEAIAAGITELIFITGRHKRAIEDHFDKAFEMEAELEAKGKSDTLEMLRSILPKNISCIYIRQSAPLGLGHAILCSRPAVGNVPFAVLLADDLLVGEEPIIGQMCHMYEQNGCSILAVQNVEREETASYGIVECGPGMHGLHPITGIVEKPAPENAPSTLGVVGRYVLTPQIFAHLEKITPGAGGEIQLTDGIASLLQEEPALAYEFAGTRYDCGSKIGYLKATIALALEHPEVGREFARYLDARCQRTPSA; this is encoded by the coding sequence ATGCCCAAGATTACGAAGGCTGTTTTTCCTGTCGCGGGCATGGGTACCCGTTTTTTGCCGGCAACCAAGGCGAGCCCAAAGGAAATGATGCCAGTCGTAGATAAGCCGCTTATACAGTACGCGGTGGAGGAAGCCATTGCTGCCGGTATAACAGAACTGATTTTCATAACCGGCCGTCACAAACGCGCCATTGAAGACCATTTCGATAAAGCTTTTGAGATGGAGGCCGAATTGGAAGCAAAGGGCAAGAGTGATACGCTCGAGATGCTGCGCAGCATTTTGCCGAAAAATATTTCCTGCATTTATATCCGACAGTCCGCGCCACTGGGTTTAGGACACGCAATATTATGCTCACGTCCCGCAGTGGGAAATGTGCCTTTTGCAGTTTTGCTGGCAGATGATTTACTGGTTGGCGAAGAGCCGATCATTGGACAAATGTGCCATATGTATGAACAAAATGGCTGTTCGATACTGGCTGTGCAAAATGTGGAGCGGGAGGAAACCGCCAGTTACGGAATCGTGGAATGTGGTCCCGGCATGCACGGTCTGCACCCCATCACTGGTATCGTTGAAAAACCTGCGCCCGAAAACGCCCCCTCGACTCTCGGCGTGGTCGGGCGCTATGTCTTGACGCCCCAAATTTTTGCACACCTGGAAAAAATCACGCCCGGCGCAGGAGGAGAGATCCAACTCACTGATGGCATCGCTTCGCTATTGCAGGAAGAGCCAGCGCTGGCGTATGAGTTTGCGGGTACGCGTTACGATTGCGGGAGCAAGATAGGCTACCTCAAGGCGACGATTGCGCTGGCGCTTGAACACCCAGAGGTAGGAAGAGAATTTGCGCGTTATCTGGATGCGCGATGCCAAAGAACGCCTTCTGCCTGA
- the queF gene encoding preQ(1) synthase → MPSSPTKTLETFPNPTPKRDYQIHMEIPEFTCLCPKTGQPDFATLILDYIPDKKCVELKSLKLYIWSYRNEGAFHEAVTNLIVDHLVTVLKPRYLRLMAKFNVRGGIFTNVVVDHRKAGWEPLPAVYLAKFENPSATRG, encoded by the coding sequence ATGCCAAGTAGCCCTACAAAAACCTTGGAAACTTTTCCGAACCCGACACCGAAGCGGGATTATCAGATACACATGGAAATTCCCGAGTTCACTTGCCTGTGCCCAAAGACGGGACAGCCGGATTTCGCCACCCTGATTCTTGATTACATTCCTGACAAGAAATGCGTCGAGCTCAAGAGTCTCAAGCTCTACATCTGGTCCTATCGCAATGAAGGAGCATTTCACGAAGCGGTGACGAACCTCATCGTCGACCACCTTGTCACCGTTTTGAAACCGAGATACCTGCGCCTCATGGCAAAGTTTAATGTGCGTGGCGGCATTTTCACCAATGTCGTGGTGGATCACCGAAAGGCGGGATGGGAACCACTTCCGGCGGTGTATCTCGCGAAGTTCGAGAACCCGTCGGCAACGCGAGGATGA
- the ligA gene encoding NAD-dependent DNA ligase LigA → MSEPPEQVARRIKELRDSIELHNYNYYVQDAPTIPDAEFDKLFRELEELEKRYPNLVTPDSPTRRIGASALKAFSQIVHRTPMLSLGNAFDEGEVEAFDRRVRQALGISTLEYAVEPKFDGLAVSLCYENGIFRTGATRGDGYVGEDVTLNLRTIRSIPLALKADADGRQLPSFLEVRGEVLMLKADFEKLNQQHRQKNLKEFINPRNAAAGALRQLDPGITATRKLAFFAYGVGACEGGNVPRDKHGHILDYLASLRLPVVLERRTVTGLEALLNYNREIWAKRDQLPYAIDGTVYKVNDLAQQAQLGFVSRAPRFALAHKFPAEEAVTELLGIDVQVGRTGALTPVARLKPVFVGGVTVTNATLHNEDEIRRKDVMIGDSVIVRRAGDVIPEVVAVQKEKRPPSFRPFAMPDHCPVCGSKAVRLEGEAMTRCTGGLFCPAQRKQAILHFASRRAMNIHGLGDKLVEQLVDNAVIRTPADLYKLGISALAALARMADKSAGNVIDAIEKSKNTTLGRFIFALGIRNVGETTAKDLALYFGGLDPLIAADVESLRRVPDVGPIVAQSIADFFAERHNLEVIEQLRASGMRWKENEDGGMQQAGPSSSASPGSGKVRGKTFVLTGSLPNLSRDEAKEKLEAQGGKVTGSVSKKTDFVVAGADAGSKFDKAAELGITILDEAGLLQLLQESQADPR, encoded by the coding sequence GTGAGCGAACCCCCCGAACAAGTAGCGCGTCGAATAAAGGAACTGCGCGACAGTATCGAACTGCATAATTACAATTACTATGTTCAGGATGCACCGACGATTCCCGATGCGGAGTTCGACAAGCTGTTCCGAGAACTGGAAGAGCTGGAAAAACGCTATCCAAACCTTGTTACGCCCGATTCCCCCACCCGCCGAATAGGTGCTTCCGCGCTTAAGGCATTTTCGCAGATTGTTCACCGTACCCCCATGCTCTCCCTCGGTAATGCTTTTGATGAGGGCGAGGTTGAAGCGTTCGATCGGCGAGTGCGGCAGGCCTTGGGGATCAGCACCTTGGAATATGCGGTAGAACCCAAATTTGACGGGCTCGCGGTGAGTCTCTGTTACGAAAATGGCATATTCAGGACGGGAGCTACACGTGGCGACGGTTATGTTGGAGAAGATGTTACCCTGAATTTACGTACTATCCGGTCAATTCCGTTGGCCCTCAAAGCCGATGCGGATGGCAGGCAGTTGCCATCCTTCCTAGAGGTACGCGGCGAAGTACTGATGTTGAAGGCCGATTTTGAGAAACTTAACCAGCAACACCGCCAGAAAAACCTCAAGGAGTTTATTAATCCGCGTAATGCAGCCGCGGGTGCTCTTCGCCAACTTGATCCGGGCATTACAGCCACTCGTAAACTCGCGTTTTTCGCTTACGGTGTAGGCGCGTGTGAAGGCGGAAACGTGCCGCGCGATAAACACGGGCACATATTGGATTATCTTGCGTCATTACGTTTGCCAGTCGTGCTCGAACGGAGGACTGTAACCGGCCTCGAAGCGTTGCTGAACTATAACCGGGAGATATGGGCCAAGCGGGATCAATTGCCGTATGCCATTGATGGCACAGTGTATAAGGTTAACGATTTGGCCCAGCAGGCCCAACTCGGGTTTGTTTCACGTGCTCCGCGTTTCGCGCTCGCACACAAATTTCCGGCGGAGGAAGCGGTAACGGAATTGCTTGGGATCGACGTTCAGGTGGGGAGAACCGGTGCGTTGACTCCCGTGGCGCGGCTGAAGCCCGTATTTGTTGGCGGCGTTACGGTGACCAACGCCACGCTGCACAACGAGGACGAGATCAGGCGAAAGGATGTCATGATTGGAGACAGCGTGATCGTGAGGCGCGCGGGCGATGTGATTCCCGAAGTGGTGGCAGTACAGAAAGAGAAGCGGCCGCCCTCATTCAGACCCTTCGCGATGCCCGATCACTGCCCGGTGTGCGGGTCGAAAGCAGTACGCCTGGAGGGAGAGGCGATGACGCGTTGTACAGGCGGATTGTTTTGCCCAGCCCAACGGAAACAGGCTATTTTGCATTTTGCTTCACGGCGCGCCATGAATATTCATGGTCTGGGAGACAAACTGGTGGAGCAACTGGTTGACAACGCCGTGATACGAACACCGGCGGACCTTTATAAACTGGGTATATCCGCTCTGGCTGCGCTGGCGCGGATGGCGGACAAGTCCGCCGGCAACGTGATTGATGCAATCGAGAAAAGTAAAAATACCACCCTGGGCCGGTTCATCTTTGCGCTAGGTATCCGGAACGTGGGGGAAACCACTGCCAAGGATCTGGCGCTGTATTTCGGCGGGTTGGATCCGTTAATAGCCGCGGATGTGGAAAGTTTGCGGCGGGTGCCGGATGTCGGTCCAATCGTAGCGCAGAGCATTGCCGATTTTTTTGCGGAGCGACACAATCTCGAAGTCATCGAGCAGTTGCGCGCGAGCGGGATGCGGTGGAAGGAGAATGAGGATGGGGGCATGCAGCAGGCCGGCCCAAGCTCCAGTGCGAGTCCCGGCAGCGGTAAAGTCAGAGGCAAAACCTTCGTGCTCACCGGAAGCTTGCCAAATCTTTCCCGTGACGAGGCGAAGGAGAAACTCGAAGCCCAGGGTGGAAAAGTCACGGGAAGTGTTTCGAAAAAGACTGATTTTGTGGTGGCCGGGGCCGATGCAGGCAGCAAATTCGATAAGGCAGCGGAACTGGGGATAACCATTCTCGACGAAGCTGGGCTATTACAATTGTTACAAGAATCACAGGCTGACCCCCGCTAG
- the smc gene encoding chromosome segregation protein SMC, with the protein MRLSHIKLAGFKSFVDPTDIPLPGDLVGVVGPNGCGKSNVIDAVRWVLGESRASALRGESMQDVIFNGSVNRKPIGRASVELIFDNSFGKAAGQWSSYAEICIKRVLRRDGESTYHINNIHVRRRDIADIFLGTGVGGRGYAIIEQGMISRIIEAKPEELRVYLEEAAGISKYRERRRETELRLADTRENLLRLTDICHELGKQLVRLEQQAEVAARFQDLTGRLRTAQNLLWCARKQEAAMRRTLAEKEYRSLQMGLEAEIAALRGIEKCLEEKRASHYATSDRVHEAQGELYAVNADVAHIEQQIRHLRENRQRIGQQIAIVGTQLEHKVRQAGDAADSLTRWREELDHTTLSREAGKKKAAAENEKLPEAEAAFRACQEKLTETQRRLLLTEQAGQLEESHRAHAEKNFSQLEARRIRLVTERDTLSQPGADELSCLHQRAEDTAAAHEQKKEMLAQTESLLVTAGEEKYTLDRKVQALEQQIIKAEARLTALQRLQHRLEGSERLSAWLVKHRLDSLPRLWEGIQIENGWEDALEAVLRERLNSVQLRQLEESDEWMGDPPPGKWALFELAVLPAQAAQGAAAEQHAPAEQHAQARNLPESGALLVPLQHYLKYDRAELRAVLTEWLSGIFVAESVQTGLAQRAGLSPAEMLVTREGNIITSHSLTYYAPDSHLHGVLARQREIGQIKAETDGLGGALSVERSSLQEVEERCSELESLVSGLRRDTVQLQQQHHDAQMQALKLEQLAERVDQRYRQIESELDEIGHQARGEGARKLDAEEKLAKYRAEIVVLERQVHEEKRARQIAEQFLNAQRQLVQNAGRELQEAAFQEKNCQHKIAEVVSSIRLIDDNIVELKAHLEKLQAEQITFDETQLSSLLQERLEQREQREQRLAMVRNALEEVAGELRQIEQERMTSEQKIQPLRDAIGQVRLKEQEARITENQFAEHLKESGAHEQELIETLGKTKPPALQAEITRMNSEIAALGVVNAGALDELESCRLRKTYLDSQSQDLQEASDTLQTAIRQIDRETRQRLLETVDKVNAHLDEMFPTMFGGGQAKLIVRGEEILDAGIQIFAQPPGKKNSSIHLLSGGEKALTALAFVFSLFQLNPAPFCLLDEVDAPLDDSNTERFCNLVRKMSRQTQFVFISHNKITMEMAQQLIGVTMQEKGVSRVVAVEIEEAVRLSDAAMVT; encoded by the coding sequence TTGCGTCTCTCCCATATCAAACTCGCTGGTTTCAAGTCATTTGTCGATCCCACTGACATCCCGCTTCCGGGCGATCTTGTCGGCGTCGTGGGGCCTAACGGTTGCGGTAAGTCCAACGTCATCGATGCAGTGCGATGGGTTCTGGGAGAGTCGAGGGCGTCTGCGTTGCGCGGCGAGTCTATGCAGGATGTGATTTTCAACGGCTCCGTGAATCGGAAACCGATCGGGCGCGCCAGTGTGGAGCTGATATTCGACAACAGTTTTGGCAAAGCGGCCGGGCAGTGGTCGAGCTACGCGGAAATTTGCATCAAACGGGTCCTTCGGCGGGATGGCGAGTCAACCTACCACATCAATAACATTCATGTGCGCAGGCGCGATATTGCGGACATTTTTCTTGGTACGGGCGTCGGTGGTCGCGGCTATGCCATAATCGAGCAAGGAATGATCTCGCGCATTATCGAAGCCAAACCTGAGGAACTGCGCGTATATCTCGAAGAAGCCGCCGGAATTTCCAAATACCGCGAACGCCGCCGGGAGACTGAGTTGCGTCTTGCCGATACTCGCGAAAACCTTCTTCGGTTAACCGATATTTGCCACGAATTGGGAAAGCAGTTGGTCCGCCTGGAACAACAGGCCGAGGTCGCTGCCCGTTTCCAGGACCTGACAGGCCGGCTGCGCACGGCTCAGAATCTGCTATGGTGTGCCCGCAAGCAGGAAGCGGCCATGCGGCGTACCCTTGCGGAAAAGGAGTACCGATCACTTCAGATGGGTCTCGAAGCGGAAATCGCCGCTTTGCGCGGCATTGAAAAATGTCTTGAGGAAAAACGCGCTTCGCATTATGCCACTAGCGACCGGGTGCATGAGGCGCAGGGCGAGCTTTATGCGGTCAACGCAGATGTGGCGCATATCGAACAGCAGATACGGCACCTGCGCGAAAACCGCCAGCGAATCGGGCAGCAAATCGCGATAGTAGGGACCCAGCTTGAACACAAGGTAAGGCAAGCGGGGGATGCCGCCGACAGTTTAACACGCTGGCGTGAGGAGCTTGATCATACAACCCTGTCCCGGGAGGCCGGCAAAAAGAAAGCTGCGGCAGAAAATGAAAAGTTACCGGAGGCCGAAGCGGCCTTTCGCGCATGCCAGGAAAAACTAACCGAAACGCAGCGCAGACTGCTGCTGACTGAGCAGGCGGGGCAACTGGAAGAAAGTCACAGGGCCCACGCAGAAAAAAACTTTAGCCAGCTTGAAGCGCGCCGCATAAGGCTGGTTACCGAGCGCGATACCTTGTCGCAGCCTGGAGCTGATGAATTATCCTGTCTGCACCAGCGCGCAGAAGACACGGCGGCTGCCCATGAACAGAAAAAGGAGATGCTGGCTCAGACTGAAAGCCTGCTTGTAACCGCGGGTGAGGAGAAATACACGCTAGATCGCAAGGTCCAGGCTCTGGAGCAGCAGATCATCAAGGCCGAAGCCCGGCTTACCGCTTTGCAGCGGTTACAGCACCGCCTGGAAGGCAGCGAGAGATTGAGTGCCTGGCTGGTCAAGCATCGTCTTGATTCCTTGCCGCGCTTGTGGGAGGGAATTCAGATAGAGAACGGATGGGAAGACGCGCTGGAAGCAGTGCTGCGCGAGCGTCTGAACAGCGTGCAGCTACGGCAGCTGGAAGAGTCCGATGAGTGGATGGGCGATCCGCCGCCCGGAAAATGGGCGCTGTTCGAGCTGGCCGTGCTGCCGGCTCAAGCAGCACAAGGCGCCGCAGCGGAACAACACGCCCCAGCGGAACAACACGCTCAAGCCAGGAATTTGCCGGAATCGGGAGCGCTCTTGGTCCCCTTGCAACATTATCTGAAATACGATCGGGCGGAACTCCGAGCCGTGCTCACCGAATGGTTGAGCGGGATTTTTGTGGCCGAAAGCGTGCAAACGGGTCTTGCGCAACGCGCAGGGCTTTCTCCAGCTGAAATGCTGGTCACCCGTGAAGGCAACATCATTACCTCGCACAGTCTCACCTATTACGCCCCCGACTCGCACCTGCATGGTGTGCTGGCGCGGCAACGGGAGATAGGCCAGATCAAGGCGGAAACGGATGGGCTGGGGGGGGCGCTGTCGGTTGAAAGATCCTCGCTGCAGGAAGTGGAAGAAAGGTGCTCCGAGCTTGAATCGCTTGTATCGGGCTTGCGCCGCGATACCGTGCAGCTCCAGCAACAGCACCACGATGCGCAGATGCAGGCGTTGAAGCTTGAGCAGCTAGCCGAACGGGTTGACCAGCGATACCGGCAAATTGAAAGCGAACTTGATGAAATCGGACACCAAGCCCGAGGAGAGGGTGCCCGCAAGCTCGATGCGGAAGAAAAACTGGCGAAGTATCGAGCCGAGATCGTCGTCCTGGAACGCCAGGTGCACGAGGAAAAAAGAGCGCGGCAGATTGCAGAACAGTTTCTCAATGCACAACGGCAGCTTGTGCAGAATGCCGGAAGGGAATTGCAGGAAGCGGCATTTCAGGAAAAGAACTGTCAGCATAAAATCGCGGAGGTGGTCAGTTCCATCAGGCTTATCGACGATAACATTGTTGAGCTCAAGGCTCACCTGGAGAAATTACAGGCTGAGCAAATAACTTTCGACGAAACTCAACTAAGTTCCCTTCTCCAGGAAAGGCTGGAGCAGCGCGAACAGCGCGAGCAACGCTTGGCAATGGTGCGAAATGCGCTTGAAGAGGTTGCAGGCGAATTACGCCAAATTGAGCAGGAGCGCATGACCTCGGAGCAAAAAATACAACCGCTGCGCGACGCCATCGGCCAAGTCCGGCTTAAGGAACAGGAAGCGAGAATTACGGAGAATCAATTTGCCGAGCATTTGAAAGAATCTGGCGCGCATGAGCAGGAGTTGATAGAGACGCTGGGAAAAACGAAGCCTCCCGCCTTGCAGGCTGAGATCACCCGGATGAATTCGGAGATTGCTGCCCTGGGAGTGGTGAATGCAGGGGCGCTGGACGAATTAGAGTCGTGCCGTCTACGCAAGACGTATTTGGACTCTCAATCTCAGGATTTACAGGAAGCGTCCGATACCCTGCAAACCGCGATCCGGCAGATAGATCGGGAAACGCGGCAACGCCTGCTGGAGACGGTGGATAAGGTCAATGCCCATCTGGACGAAATGTTTCCCACCATGTTTGGCGGCGGACAGGCGAAACTGATCGTGAGGGGCGAGGAAATTCTGGACGCAGGCATACAAATTTTCGCTCAGCCGCCTGGTAAAAAGAACAGCTCCATTCATCTGCTTTCCGGAGGTGAAAAGGCCCTTACAGCATTGGCGTTTGTGTTCTCTCTGTTTCAGCTCAATCCGGCCCCGTTTTGCCTTCTGGATGAGGTGGACGCCCCCCTCGATGACAGCAATACCGAACGTTTTTGTAACCTTGTCCGTAAAATGTCGCGCCAGACTCAGTTTGTCTTCATCAGCCACAACAAAATTACCATGGAGATGGCGCAGCAATTGATCGGGGTTACCATGCAGGAGAAGGGCGTATCGCGCGTGGTGGCTGTAGAAATCGAAGAGGCTGTCAGGTTGAGCGACGCGGCCATGGTGACCTGA
- the def gene encoding peptide deformylase has translation MPIKPVLKMGDPRLLEVAKTVKEFGTPEIEALIVDMHDTMEALDGAGLAAPQIGIGLQVVIFGVKRNPRYPGAEEVPYTVLVNPVITPLGNDMEQGWEGCLSVPGMRGMVPRFARLRYRGSDEYGKPIDRCVDGFHARVVQHECDHLEGILYPMRITDFRTFGFTDVLFPGQAPMDE, from the coding sequence ATGCCGATTAAACCTGTCTTAAAAATGGGTGATCCCCGCTTGCTTGAGGTAGCTAAAACGGTGAAGGAGTTCGGCACTCCCGAGATCGAGGCGCTGATAGTTGACATGCACGACACCATGGAAGCGCTCGACGGCGCAGGCCTTGCTGCACCACAGATTGGTATCGGCCTCCAGGTAGTGATTTTCGGTGTGAAGCGCAACCCGCGATATCCGGGGGCCGAGGAGGTTCCTTATACCGTGCTGGTGAACCCGGTAATTACGCCGCTCGGCAACGACATGGAACAGGGGTGGGAAGGCTGTCTCAGTGTTCCGGGCATGCGTGGCATGGTTCCCCGCTTTGCCCGGCTACGCTATCGTGGCTCGGATGAGTATGGAAAACCGATAGATCGTTGTGTGGATGGGTTCCACGCCCGCGTGGTGCAACACGAATGCGACCACCTGGAAGGTATTCTTTATCCTATGCGCATTACTGATTTTCGTACGTTTGGCTTTACAGACGTGTTGTTCCCGGGTCAGGCGCCAATGGATGAGTAA
- a CDS encoding shikimate kinase, translated as MNPTIAPEAFDNTELRNAVGESGNIFLVGMMGAGKTTIAKLVAGLLEKTVYDSDREIQKRTGVSIPVIFEIEGESGFRKRETEILSELVKGRDIVLATGGGAVLSRENREMLRRNGTVIYLRATIDDLWRRTRQDKNRPLLQTPDPRTKLAELYAQRDPLYRETAHIVVESGKRSARNLAQLLAQQLAACSGFRADD; from the coding sequence ATGAATCCCACAATCGCACCCGAGGCGTTCGATAACACTGAGCTTAGAAATGCAGTAGGCGAGAGCGGTAATATTTTTCTGGTTGGAATGATGGGGGCGGGAAAAACCACAATCGCCAAACTCGTCGCTGGCCTGCTGGAAAAAACGGTCTACGACTCGGATCGCGAAATTCAAAAACGGACCGGGGTCAGCATTCCGGTTATTTTCGAAATAGAGGGGGAAAGCGGTTTCCGCAAACGCGAAACCGAAATACTATCCGAACTGGTGAAAGGCCGGGACATCGTACTGGCCACTGGAGGAGGAGCAGTGCTGAGCCGGGAAAACCGCGAGATGCTCAGGCGCAATGGCACCGTGATCTATTTGCGCGCAACCATTGATGATTTATGGCGGCGGACACGGCAAGACAAAAACCGCCCCCTCCTGCAAACCCCCGACCCACGAACAAAACTGGCTGAGCTTTACGCGCAACGCGATCCCTTATACCGCGAAACAGCGCATATCGTCGTCGAGAGCGGCAAGCGAAGCGCACGTAATCTGGCGCAACTGCTGGCACAACAATTGGCGGCCTGCTCAGGGTTTCGAGCGGATGACTGA
- a CDS encoding hypoxanthine-guanine phosphoribosyltransferase, whose translation MLSYEEARKALAAAEQIIPADVVSQIVKRMAVDITAELSHQYPLILSVMGGAVVFTGQLLPLLEFPLTFDYLHVSRYNNQMRGGKITWKVSPHAEDLKNRVVLVLDDILDEGVTLAAVREKVMSHGAKAFYSAVFADKDIGRPKPSQADFVGVKLPDRYAFGFGMDIHGAWRNLPAIYAVRD comes from the coding sequence ATGCTGTCTTACGAAGAAGCGAGAAAGGCTTTGGCTGCGGCAGAGCAGATAATCCCTGCTGACGTGGTGTCCCAAATTGTAAAGCGTATGGCGGTAGATATTACTGCGGAGCTGTCGCACCAGTATCCCCTCATATTAAGCGTGATGGGCGGAGCGGTGGTGTTTACCGGCCAATTGCTGCCGCTACTGGAGTTCCCGCTCACTTTCGATTATCTCCATGTCAGCCGCTATAACAACCAGATGCGGGGCGGGAAAATCACGTGGAAAGTCTCGCCTCATGCAGAAGATTTGAAGAACCGGGTGGTACTGGTACTGGACGATATCCTTGATGAAGGGGTAACGCTTGCGGCAGTCCGCGAGAAGGTCATGAGTCACGGCGCAAAGGCGTTTTACAGCGCTGTTTTTGCTGACAAAGATATCGGCCGGCCCAAGCCCTCGCAGGCAGACTTTGTTGGCGTTAAGTTACCGGATCGCTATGCGTTTGGTTTCGGCATGGATATACATGGCGCATGGCGGAACTTGCCCGCGATTTATGCCGTCAGAGACTGA
- a CDS encoding cell division protein ZipA C-terminal FtsZ-binding domain-containing protein has product MSELQISLIAIGIVVIMVVVLFNWMQHRRFRRSAEKAFGQKPEDVLLRTGMAAGAPVEEEDRIEPQLGNESTLEFHADPIIPPTDVAQRVADLRPEPRLESIRPDPDPGPEPAGLSEQVAAAARRDPVDKVDGVDTLSGTDAGVDYVVEIHAATVLPDSSLTEVLQRKFDFNKPVRWLGQRERGAGWEDISAETTGARGYIALRGCLQLADRAGPVSELSLAEFRDLAKNLAMRAKAEVDCPDIRGAHARAVFLDEFCAEVDVMIGINIISMDNSVFTGAKIQVMAESSGFKLGSEGMFHYYDESGVALFSLGNFEPAPFLHSSMRALTTHGITFLLDVSRVANGEIIFGQMVHVARAFADALGGIMVDDNRVPLTENGIRKIKQQLSAIQSVMQARNIPAGSKVAMRLFA; this is encoded by the coding sequence ATGAGCGAATTGCAAATCAGTTTGATTGCGATTGGCATCGTCGTCATCATGGTAGTAGTCTTATTCAACTGGATGCAACACCGGCGTTTCCGTCGCAGTGCTGAAAAGGCATTTGGCCAGAAACCGGAAGATGTGTTGCTGCGCACAGGTATGGCGGCAGGTGCTCCCGTCGAAGAAGAGGATCGGATTGAACCGCAGCTTGGCAACGAATCCACGCTCGAATTTCATGCAGACCCGATTATCCCGCCTACGGACGTCGCTCAACGGGTGGCGGATTTGCGTCCAGAACCACGACTGGAGAGTATAAGACCGGATCCGGATCCGGGACCGGAACCGGCTGGGCTATCGGAGCAAGTGGCAGCGGCAGCCCGTCGCGATCCGGTTGACAAGGTCGATGGGGTTGACACACTCAGCGGGACGGATGCGGGAGTGGATTATGTGGTGGAGATCCATGCGGCAACAGTGCTCCCGGACTCTAGCCTGACCGAGGTACTGCAGCGGAAGTTTGATTTCAACAAGCCTGTGCGTTGGCTGGGGCAGCGGGAGAGAGGTGCTGGCTGGGAGGATATCTCTGCGGAGACCACTGGTGCGCGTGGTTATATCGCTTTGCGCGGCTGCCTCCAGCTCGCCGACCGCGCCGGACCCGTGAGCGAACTCAGCCTGGCTGAATTTCGCGATTTAGCAAAAAACCTCGCTATGCGTGCGAAGGCGGAAGTGGACTGTCCCGATATTCGAGGGGCGCATGCACGGGCAGTTTTCCTGGATGAATTTTGTGCAGAAGTGGATGTGATGATAGGCATCAATATCATCAGCATGGACAACAGCGTGTTTACGGGCGCAAAAATTCAGGTCATGGCGGAGTCGTCGGGCTTCAAGCTGGGATCAGAAGGCATGTTTCATTATTACGATGAAAGCGGCGTCGCATTGTTTTCGCTCGGGAATTTCGAGCCTGCGCCATTCCTTCACAGCAGCATGCGTGCGTTGACGACTCATGGCATTACTTTTCTTCTGGACGTGTCGCGGGTTGCAAACGGCGAGATTATATTCGGGCAAATGGTTCATGTTGCCAGAGCTTTTGCGGATGCGCTCGGCGGTATAATGGTGGATGACAATCGCGTTCCCTTAACCGAGAATGGTATTCGCAAAATCAAGCAGCAACTCAGCGCGATTCAGTCTGTGATGCAGGCGCGTAATATTCCCGCAGGCAGCAAGGTCGCGATGAGGCTGTTTGCGTGA